The Gossypium arboreum isolate Shixiya-1 chromosome 2, ASM2569848v2, whole genome shotgun sequence region ctaaatattttcatatataacaATAGCAGCCCTTGAATTccatgaaatttcaaaattttccataaattcaaCAACTTTACACTTTTATCCCTAAATCATGATTTCACTCAAAATTCTTTAATAAAGTACCTTTACATATCCATTAACATctcaatttcatcataaaataactaaaatcatATAAACTTATCAATGGTATCTTCCAAAACTTCCaacaaaatcaaaaactaatgaaataacaagttggacctaattgtaaaagtccaaaaacataaaatttcaaagaaaaagcAAGAGTTGAACTTACTTGAAGCTAAAATATGAAAGACCAACTCAAACCCTCTTCAATGGCTGTTTTTGacagaaaattgatgaagaaaatgtctagaaactattaaaataacatttggccatataaactttattttaattcTAATTTTGTCCCTAATCACATGAAtatctttgattttttttacgTCATGCCACCTCAGCCATTTAATatggtctattttcccttttagTCCTCCTTTATTTacaattaagctatttaatcactttagcaagttttgcatatttttcaatttagtcctttttaattaattgacaacCGAAACGTTAACATTTTctgacaaaactttaatactaccatattgacactctgtaaatatttataaaaatatttatcgcTTGGTTTATAACACCGAGGTCTCGATatctttttttctcaattaattaaCCTAATGAATTTTTATAAACACAAATTTACtaattcaaaaatcttttaaaaaccacatttaactcataaatattaaataataaaatttacaagcTCATTTGCCAGATTTAGTGGCCTTGAACCACAGTTTCCGACATCACTGAAATTCGGGCTATTACAAAATTTACTTGGTTAAAAGAAAACTTTCAGCATCTTCCGAGCAGTCCAACGTAGATGAATATTATCTATGCTGCAAGAGCATTTATTCTTCAACTTATAGGTGGGATATTATTGCCGGACGTCAACCAAAATAAAGTCCCAATAATGTATCTCCCCTTATTAGAGGATCTCGAGCTTGCTGGAAGATTTAGTTGGGGCTTTGCAGTGTTGGCATGCTTATACAGCGAGCTTTGTCGAGCGATAAAGCCGTATGAAAACAATGGCTGATTACTACCTTCTACTGCAATCTTGGGCATTATACCGAATGCCATTTCTGGCATCAGCGAGCCACCAATCGTATGTGTGGCCACTCGTTAATAGGTAAATATATAGTTCAATTTTGCCATCTATTTTTTAATTGTATAGTATAGtatacttttttttttgcatGGAAAAAATAATCtgataatttattcatttttttagatTGGCAACTGTACCAGGAATCGAGCGATCGTTCACCATACCTATGTACTGTATGATGATAGAGACTCATTCCAGGGATGGCGTAAAATACGATTCCAAATCTTTCTTTTTTAAATACAATAATTGcacaagaaaaaattaaaataataatgtgtTGTCTATATTATGCCGTTTATATGGATGCCATACGTTGAGGAAGATATCGTGGCGCTCATACCATCATGGGTTATCGAGCAGCAACAGCTGTTCGTGTCAAATGTGTCGTTGATTCATTTCTATATGGTGGAGTGGCACAATGGAGGTCAGGTTTTGAGGCAGTTCAGTTGCCCACAACTTATACCGAGCCCTCCCGTCGACATCACAGAAGTCCACGGAATGGACAAAAAGGGTTCGGGTCGGGATGCTTTAAATTGTGCGCAAAAAAATGAACCGTATATCTTTCTGTGGAATGATCAACATTCGAGGCGCCCTCCCTTGTATGTCTTAGAGGGA contains the following coding sequences:
- the LOC108475176 gene encoding serine/threonine-protein phosphatase 7 long form homolog yields the protein MPFIWMPYVEEDIVALIPSWVIEQQQLFVSNVSLIHFYMVEWHNGGQVLRQFSCPQLIPSPPVDITEVHGMDKKGSGRDALNCAQKNEPYIFLWNDQHSRRPPLYVLEGGFSSMHKYAIWYMAYGKPFIFQCRYMLIQRDTQPESS